The genomic interval TCGGTGCCTTCCGGCGCAATGTCTTGCTTCCGAGGATGGTCGCGCGGCTCGCCACCTCGGGGGCTCGGATGGATGGCGAAAAACTGGTCGTTGAGTTCACGAAAGAAAGGGTTTTGACATGAACAGGCAGAAGCAGCGTTTGCCCAAGGACTTCTTCCGGTTCGAGACCCAGCCCGAAGAAGGGGCCAAGGTCGCCGAGGTCGTCGACTCCGTGATTCCAGGAGGACGTGGGTTCATCCAGCAGCTCTTCCGCGCGAAGAAGGACGTGTTGCAGGGGGTCGCCCACCTGCTCCAGGCGCAGATTCGCGAGCTCGAGCACATCGACCTGGCGATTCAAGGCGAGCCCCGGCCGGGTCCCGGGAGGACGGCCTCCTCGCACCCGGAGGCTCCGCTCAGTCCTCGGATGATGACCATCAAGCAGATGATGGACGAGGCCACCACGAAGCTCCGGGCGTCCGCGGGAGGACTGCCCACCGAGCCTCCCGCCTCGGGCACGGCCGCGCCTCCGGGCCACCCCACGCCTCCCACCCAGGCCAGCCCCCGGAGCTCGGAGGGAGGTCCTGGCAGCCAGTCCGGCCCGATGGCGCCGGAGAAGATCAACCTCACCTAGTTCACTTCACCCGCGCTGTGCAGCCACGGTTCGCCTCTTCACGCCGGTGGGCGATGTCCCGCCACGGGGGAGGTGTCTTTCAGGAGGCGGTCGTATGGAACACGAGGGACAGGGACGCAGCCTCGCGGAGCGGCTCGCCGCGCTGACACCCGAGCGGAGGGCACTGCTGGAGTTGGCGCTGAAGGGGAAGGCTCCGGCACCTCGCGCGCCGCGCCTTCGTCCTCCCCTGGGCGCGGTGTTCCAGGAGGGCTCGGAGGATATCCAGACGCTGGCGCCGCTGCCAGAGGTCTCCGCATCGTTCTCCTGGGTGCTGGCCGCGCGGGGCTCGCGCACGGAGGAGCAGGCCCGGCTCCTCGAGGCCGCGCACCGCGACCTGCGTGGGGCGCTGTTCAGGGCCGTGGACCTCACCACCTGCGAGCGCATCCTCGGCTTCGGGGGTGGAGATGGCCGGGAGTGGGTGGCCCTTGCCCGGCGGCCTGGAGCGTTCCGAGTCACCGGCCACGTGTCCTCGTCGCAGGAGGCGGAGGCCGCGCGTGAGCGGGTGCGTGCCCAATCCCTGGAGGGCCGCATCCAGGTGGTGTCGGGTGCGCTGGACTCCGACGGACTGGAGACGGGCTTCGACGCCGCCTTCGGTCTGGAGGCCCTGCGCGATCCCGAGGCGCGGGCGCCTCTCTTCGCCGCGCTGGGGAAGAAGGTCCGCGAGGGAGGGCGGCTGGTCCTCGGGGATGTCTTCCTGAAGACGGGCCTGTCGCTGCCGCACGTCGAGGCCCTGTCGCTGCCGCTCCTGGACGAGCTGGTGACGTGGCTGAGCGCGCATGGCTTCGCGGTCGTGGACTGCGTGGACGCGGCGAGTGAGATGGGGAACTTCCTCCACGAGCCCTCGATGGATACGCGCCTGTCGCAACTGGGCTGGGGCGCGGAGGATGTCCGCGCGGAGACGGCCCGGGCCTACGAGGTGATGGGGGGCCTGCTTCGTGGAGGCGCGGCGGCCTATCTGCTCCTGACCGCGGAGAAGCGTGGGGAGCCTGGGCCGGAGCGGTTGGAGGCGATGAATCGCGAGCGGCTGATGATGGCGCGCCGCTACGCGGACCTCCCGCACACGTGGCTGTATGCGCCGCGGTGGCGGCCCGTGGTGAGCGCCCCTCGCGCGGAGGATACTCCCGCGTCATCCGCGCACTGCCTCGTCTTCGCGGACAGGGGCGGACTGGGCGCGGCGTTCGCGCGGAATGTCTCGAACTCCGGAGGCCGCTGCACCTTCGTCCACCGGGGTGAGGTGTTCCGGCGGAGCGACGACGGTGGCTACGAGGTGCCCATCCGGAACCCGGAGGACTACCTCCGGTTGATGGAGTCGCTCGCCTCCGAGGGCGCCGTGCCCTCGCGAATCGTCTATCTGTGGAGCCTCGATGCTCCGAAGCCCGAGGGGCTCACGGTCTCCCAGCTCCAGGACGAGACGCTCGATGTGTGCGGCGGCCTTCTGTACCTCACCCAGGCGCTGCTGAAGGCGGGCGCGAACCATCCCGCCTCGCCCTCCCTCTGGCTCGTCACCCGAGGCGCGCAGCGCGCGGACGAAACAGGCGGCCTGCCGGGTCTGTCGGGCGCTTCCCTCTGGGGCTTGGGGAAGGCGATTGCCTATGAGCACCCGGAGCTCGACTGCCGCCGGTTGGATTTGGACCCGAGGCGTGGCGTGGAGGAAGGGGCCCAGGAGCTGTGGACCGAGCTGCGCTCCCGCGATGGCGAGGACCAGGTCCTGCTGCGTGATGGGACGCGCCATGTGCTGAGGCTCGTGCGCCACCGGCAATGGGACTGGGAGGGCGCTGGGCGGCTCCAGTTCCGCGCGGACGCCACCTACCTGGTGACCGGAGGACTGGGCGGCCTGGGCCTCCAGGTGGCGCGGTGGATGGTCCAGCGAGGCGCGCGCAACCTGGTGCTGCTGGGTCGCAAGCGGGCGAGCGAAGTGTCCACCGAGGAGGTGCGGGAGATGCGCGGCCAGGGCGCGGCCATCATCTCGCTCGCGGGTGTGTCGGTGGACTCGGACCTCGACTTCGTGATGGCGGGCATCTCCAAGCGCATGCCCCCACTGCGCGGCATCGTCCACGCGATGACGGAGGTGGACGACGGCATCCTCCTGCACCAGACGCGCGAGCGGCTGGGCCGGGTGTTCTCGGCGAAGGTCGCGGGCGCCTGGAACCTGCACCGGTGGCTCGAGGGTACGCCGCTGGAGTTCTTCATGATGGTGTCCTCGTCCACGTCGCTGATGGGGGCTTCGGGACAGGCCAGTCACCTGGCGGCCACGTCCTTCCTGGAGGGGCTCGCCGAGTACCGCCGGTCCTTGGGGCTGCCGGGGCAGAGCTCGAGCTGGGGCGCCTGGACGCAGCCCGGTGACGAGGCCGCCGAGGCGCTCGATGCGCGCATGCGCAAGCGCGGTGTCGGCATGGTGCCCGCGGCGCAGGCGTTCTGCGTCCTGGAGCAGGTGTTCGGTCCGGTGCCGGCGGCGGTGGGGGTGATGCCCATCCACTGGCCCACCTTCCTCGGGGGCCTGCCAGGGGACGAGCCGCCGGCGCTGTTCGCCGACTTCGGCGGCGACCTGGGACCGGGCCGCGCGAGCGCCGAGCTTCGTCGCGAGCTCTTGCGGCGCGTGCGCGGAGGCTCCGGTGAGGAGGGGCGCGGCGCGGTGCTCGAGTGGTTCCGCGAGCAGGTGGCGAAGGTCCTGGAGCTGAACGCCACCCAGTTGCCGGAGCCGGAGCAGACGTTGCACGAGTTGGGGCTCGACTCCCTGATGGGCGTGGAGCTCAAGAAGCTGTTGCACGCGCAGCTGCGGGTCGAGTTCCCGCTCCAGGAACTGCTGGGTGGCAAGAGCATCGGCGAGCTGTCGGGTTCTCTCTACGAAGCGCTGCGTTGAGTCTCGCAAAGGGGTGGAACGTGTCTGGTGATTCCGTTCAGGTCCGCTTCGTCGTCGCGCCATTTCTCCCGGAGCATCAGCCCGCGTTGGGAGTGAGCACGCTGATTGGCGTACTGAAGCGCAGTGGCATCTCCTCGGACGTCAGCTATCTCAACGTCCAGTTCATGCGGCAGATTGGCTGGGAGCTCTACTACTACCTCTCCTACGCCACCCCTCCGGAGATCCTCGCGGGTGAGATGGCCTTCCTCCCCGCGTCTCCAGACCTGCTGCTGGGCGAGATGGTCTTCGCTCCGGCGCTGTGGGGAGACGCCGCCTCCAACTGGGAGGAATACGCCGACCGCCTCACGCCGCTCCTGGAGGTGAAACAGCACACGTCGGGAGCCACCGCGGGCGGTGCGCGTCGAGAGCAGGCGCTGCACTGGGGCCGCGCCCGTGAGCTCATTCGAGCCTTGCGCGAGGACAGTCCCCGCATCGTGAAGCAGTGGGCCCAGGAGATTCTCAAGGGCAACCCGCGTGTCATCGGCTTCACCTCCACGTTCCAGCAGAGTGTGGCCTCGCTCGCGTTGGCGAAGGAGCTGCGCCGGCTGCGTCCGCGCGAGGAGCTCACGCTCATCATGGGGGGCGCCAACTGCGAGGCGGACATGGGCAAGGCGCTCTCGGACAACTTCCCCTTCATGGACCACGTGGTCTCCGGGGAAGGCGAAGGCGTCATCCTCGAGCTCGTCAAGAGCGTGCTGGAGGGCAAGGGAGGACGCCCCCAGCCTCGCTACGTGGCCGCGCCACAAATCGAGGACATGGACTCGTTGCCCATGCCCGACTTCGACCACTACTTCGCGGCCATCAAGGACATGCCGATGGCGAAGCGGGCCAATCTGACGGCGGAGTCGTCGCGCGGGTGCTGGTGGGGAGCCAAGGCGCACTGCACCTTCTGCGGACTCAACGGTTCGGGCCTGGCGTACCGGAGCAAGGACGCGGGCCGCTTCGTCCAGGAGCTGCGCACGCTGGCGGGGCGCTACGGCTTCAACTTCTTCATGATGGCCGACAACATCCTGGACCTGAAGTACATCAAGTCCGTGTTCCCCGCGCTCATCGAGCAGGGGGATGAAATCACGATGTTCTATGAGACGAAGAGCAACCTCCGGAAGGAGCAGCTCGAGCTCATGGTCGCCGGCGGTGTCACGGAACTTCAGCCCGGCATCGAGAGCCTGAGCACGCCCATCCTCGAGCTGATGGACAAGGGCACCACGCGCCTCCAGAACATCCAGCTCATCAAGTGGTGCGAGGAGTTCGACATCAACGTCAACTGGAACATCCTCTTCGGCTTCCCGGGTGAAACGCCCCAGGAGTACGAGGAGATGGCCC from Myxococcus stipitatus carries:
- a CDS encoding RiPP maturation radical SAM C-methyltransferase — translated: MSGDSVQVRFVVAPFLPEHQPALGVSTLIGVLKRSGISSDVSYLNVQFMRQIGWELYYYLSYATPPEILAGEMAFLPASPDLLLGEMVFAPALWGDAASNWEEYADRLTPLLEVKQHTSGATAGGARREQALHWGRARELIRALREDSPRIVKQWAQEILKGNPRVIGFTSTFQQSVASLALAKELRRLRPREELTLIMGGANCEADMGKALSDNFPFMDHVVSGEGEGVILELVKSVLEGKGGRPQPRYVAAPQIEDMDSLPMPDFDHYFAAIKDMPMAKRANLTAESSRGCWWGAKAHCTFCGLNGSGLAYRSKDAGRFVQELRTLAGRYGFNFFMMADNILDLKYIKSVFPALIEQGDEITMFYETKSNLRKEQLELMVAGGVTELQPGIESLSTPILELMDKGTTRLQNIQLIKWCEEFDINVNWNILFGFPGETPQEYEEMAQLMPSLVHLPPPGGCGRIRMDRFAPYWKTPEKYKLKNVRQKWAYDYVYAALPAEERRRIAYYFDYDLDGDIDPSVYLQDTLKRTEEWRDGYSRGVTLELKTGTGVAAYVLDTRGGVSRETVVTPEEVQVLKALDSIQSPRAVLSKVNETREGAPLPEADFDAMLARFLERQWVIREGARHLSLVLDRTERQRIIDLKMAAQLGKLDWARLGATPATSPGPARAAASSH
- a CDS encoding KR domain-containing protein is translated as MEHEGQGRSLAERLAALTPERRALLELALKGKAPAPRAPRLRPPLGAVFQEGSEDIQTLAPLPEVSASFSWVLAARGSRTEEQARLLEAAHRDLRGALFRAVDLTTCERILGFGGGDGREWVALARRPGAFRVTGHVSSSQEAEAARERVRAQSLEGRIQVVSGALDSDGLETGFDAAFGLEALRDPEARAPLFAALGKKVREGGRLVLGDVFLKTGLSLPHVEALSLPLLDELVTWLSAHGFAVVDCVDAASEMGNFLHEPSMDTRLSQLGWGAEDVRAETARAYEVMGGLLRGGAAAYLLLTAEKRGEPGPERLEAMNRERLMMARRYADLPHTWLYAPRWRPVVSAPRAEDTPASSAHCLVFADRGGLGAAFARNVSNSGGRCTFVHRGEVFRRSDDGGYEVPIRNPEDYLRLMESLASEGAVPSRIVYLWSLDAPKPEGLTVSQLQDETLDVCGGLLYLTQALLKAGANHPASPSLWLVTRGAQRADETGGLPGLSGASLWGLGKAIAYEHPELDCRRLDLDPRRGVEEGAQELWTELRSRDGEDQVLLRDGTRHVLRLVRHRQWDWEGAGRLQFRADATYLVTGGLGGLGLQVARWMVQRGARNLVLLGRKRASEVSTEEVREMRGQGAAIISLAGVSVDSDLDFVMAGISKRMPPLRGIVHAMTEVDDGILLHQTRERLGRVFSAKVAGAWNLHRWLEGTPLEFFMMVSSSTSLMGASGQASHLAATSFLEGLAEYRRSLGLPGQSSSWGAWTQPGDEAAEALDARMRKRGVGMVPAAQAFCVLEQVFGPVPAAVGVMPIHWPTFLGGLPGDEPPALFADFGGDLGPGRASAELRRELLRRVRGGSGEEGRGAVLEWFREQVAKVLELNATQLPEPEQTLHELGLDSLMGVELKKLLHAQLRVEFPLQELLGGKSIGELSGSLYEALR